In Leisingera sp. NJS204, the following are encoded in one genomic region:
- the dgcA gene encoding N-acetyl-D-Glu racemase DgcA encodes MNITVTPDVFKLAQVFTISRGSRTEAKVLTVRVERDGVTGWGECVPYARYNETLDSVTGEIEGLPADFTRAELQSLLPAGAARNAVDCALWDLEAKQAGKRVWELAGLEAPGPEITAYTLSLDTPEKMQKQAAENAFRPLLKIKLGTPDDMPRLEAVRAGAPDAKIIIDANEGWSAEVYAELAPHLVRLGVELVEQPLTAGEDAALIGMERPVPVCADESCHDRESLPKLKGKYDVVNIKLDKTGGLTEALKLRDQALAEGYQVMVGCMVGSSLAMAPATLVAQGAAVTDLDGPLLLAEDREEPLTFDAEGVHPPVAALWG; translated from the coding sequence ATGAACATCACTGTTACACCGGACGTCTTTAAGCTGGCGCAGGTTTTCACCATCTCGCGCGGTTCGCGCACCGAAGCCAAAGTGCTGACCGTGCGGGTGGAGAGGGACGGCGTCACCGGCTGGGGCGAATGTGTGCCTTATGCCCGTTACAACGAGACGCTGGACAGCGTGACGGGTGAGATAGAGGGGCTGCCTGCTGATTTCACCCGCGCAGAGCTGCAATCGCTGCTGCCCGCTGGTGCTGCCCGCAACGCAGTGGATTGCGCGTTGTGGGATCTGGAGGCGAAGCAGGCCGGCAAACGTGTCTGGGAACTGGCCGGGCTGGAAGCCCCTGGGCCGGAGATCACTGCTTACACGCTGTCGCTTGACACGCCGGAGAAGATGCAAAAGCAGGCCGCGGAAAATGCTTTCCGCCCGCTGTTGAAGATCAAGCTGGGCACCCCCGACGACATGCCCCGCCTGGAAGCGGTGCGCGCCGGAGCGCCGGATGCCAAGATCATCATCGATGCTAATGAGGGTTGGTCAGCCGAAGTCTATGCCGAACTTGCGCCGCATCTGGTGCGGCTGGGCGTGGAGCTGGTGGAGCAGCCGCTGACTGCGGGTGAGGACGCGGCCCTCATTGGCATGGAGCGCCCGGTGCCTGTTTGCGCCGATGAGAGCTGCCATGACCGCGAGAGCCTGCCGAAGCTCAAGGGCAAATACGATGTGGTCAACATCAAGCTGGACAAGACCGGGGGCTTGACCGAGGCGCTGAAGCTGCGTGATCAGGCGCTGGCCGAAGGGTATCAGGTGATGGTCGGCTGCATGGTCGGATCCTCATTGGCGATGGCGCCGGCGACGCTTGTGGCGCAGGGTGCGGCGGTTACGGATCTTGACGGGCCGCTCTTGCTGGCCGAAGACCGCGAGGAACCTTTGACATTTGATGCCGAAGGCGTGCACCCGCCTGTGGCTGCACTCTGGGGCTAA
- a CDS encoding MFS transporter — translation MKRALIDNWALFLGMLLLMVGNGLLVTLLTIRGSTLGFTDLEISVMQACYPLGALAGTMLTPRLIEKVGHIRVFSALASMVSVAAIAHLLTSDPVSWAAMRLLAGFCFPGLYVITESWLNAKSENRIRAQVLSVYFIIQTAGPALGTAMVGLPDPSGNLLFGVTSILLSVAIVPLLLSNIRAPDYSAPDRMPVTRLYKVSPMTVLGIVIMGAGVVAWYISLPLYALQNGFSEAQASGALVIALIASALVQYPVGWLSDRTDRRYVVIALSGISALVALWMAVDTAPSRIVVGFSVIAATTLPIYSILAAHANDQLQPGQVVPASGTMAFLLQLGQFFGILIGPNMISVADGRGLQYLLIAVGVTVALIAIARRATSGAPEDTGEFQAMGVIGVAQPGVLQAESWAEEEETSVSSGACEESSDIQ, via the coding sequence ATGAAACGCGCATTGATCGACAACTGGGCCCTGTTTCTGGGCATGCTGCTGCTGATGGTCGGCAACGGGCTGCTGGTCACGCTGCTGACGATCCGCGGCTCGACGCTGGGGTTCACGGATCTTGAGATTTCCGTCATGCAGGCCTGTTATCCGCTGGGGGCGCTGGCGGGAACAATGCTGACCCCGAGGCTGATCGAGAAGGTCGGCCATATCCGGGTGTTCTCGGCGCTTGCGTCGATGGTTTCGGTGGCGGCGATTGCCCATCTGCTGACCTCGGACCCGGTCAGCTGGGCGGCGATGCGGCTGCTGGCGGGCTTTTGTTTTCCGGGCCTTTACGTGATCACCGAAAGCTGGCTCAACGCCAAGTCGGAAAACCGGATCCGGGCGCAGGTGCTGTCGGTCTATTTCATCATCCAGACGGCGGGGCCGGCGCTGGGCACCGCGATGGTCGGCCTGCCGGATCCCAGCGGCAACCTGTTGTTCGGTGTCACTTCGATCCTGTTGTCGGTGGCTATTGTGCCGCTTTTGCTGTCCAACATCCGGGCGCCGGATTACTCGGCGCCGGACCGGATGCCGGTGACGCGGCTGTACAAAGTGTCGCCGATGACGGTTCTGGGCATCGTCATCATGGGGGCGGGAGTGGTGGCCTGGTACATCAGCCTGCCGCTTTATGCACTGCAAAACGGTTTCAGCGAGGCGCAGGCCTCGGGCGCGCTGGTGATTGCGCTGATCGCCTCGGCGCTGGTGCAATACCCGGTCGGCTGGCTGTCGGACCGCACTGACCGGCGTTATGTGGTGATTGCGCTGTCGGGGATCTCGGCACTGGTTGCGCTGTGGATGGCGGTGGACACGGCGCCGTCGCGCATAGTGGTCGGGTTTTCGGTCATCGCTGCAACCACGCTGCCGATCTATTCGATCCTGGCGGCCCACGCCAACGACCAGCTGCAGCCGGGGCAGGTGGTGCCGGCCAGCGGCACCATGGCGTTCCTGCTGCAGCTGGGGCAGTTTTTCGGCATTCTGATCGGGCCGAACATGATCAGCGTCGCGGACGGGCGGGGGCTGCAATACCTGCTGATCGCGGTTGGCGTGACCGTGGCGCTGATCGCCATTGCGCGGCGCGCGACCTCCGGGGCGCCCGAGGACACCGGCGAATTCCAGGCCATGGGTGTGATCGGCGTGGCGCAGCCGGGGGTGCTGCAGGCGGAATCATGGGCGGAAGAGGAGGAAACGTCTGTAAGCAGTGGTGCTTGCGAAGAATCTTCTGACATTCAGTAG
- the pyk gene encoding pyruvate kinase, whose amino-acid sequence MKRSRNVKIVATLGPASETYETIRALHEAGADVFRLNMSHGSHPEIAEKHRIIRQVEQDLDSPIAILADLQGPKLRVGVFANGAEDLVEGASFRLDLDEAEGDATRVCLPHPEIFQALEPGAHLLVNDGKIRLAVDDCGADFADCTVEIGGTISNRKGVNVPDVVLPLAALSEKDRADLEFVCALGVDWLALSFVQRAKDVFEARGLADGRAAVLSKIEKPQAVEDFEAILDASDGIMVARGDLGVELPVAAVPPIQKRLVRKCRAAAKPVIVATQMLESMIESPMPTRAEVSDVATAIYEGTDAIMLSAESAAGQYPIEAVQTMDKVAVEVEADPTYTQIIAASRSAKGTTVADGIVAAAREIAEKTEIKAICCFTQSGTTALLTARERPGVPIIAMTPVSATARRLCLSWGCKCVMTPELDRFKGAVVSAARAARSGGYAGDTDQIVVTAGVPFNVPGTTNILRIAPCDERLIYSTDPE is encoded by the coding sequence ATGAAACGTTCGCGCAATGTGAAGATTGTCGCCACCCTGGGGCCGGCTTCGGAGACCTATGAAACCATCCGCGCCCTGCATGAGGCCGGCGCCGATGTGTTCCGGCTGAACATGTCGCACGGCAGCCATCCGGAGATTGCCGAAAAGCACAGGATCATCCGCCAGGTGGAGCAGGATCTGGACAGCCCGATTGCGATCCTGGCCGATCTGCAAGGGCCGAAACTGCGGGTGGGTGTCTTTGCCAATGGCGCCGAGGATCTGGTGGAGGGCGCCAGCTTCCGTCTTGATCTGGATGAGGCCGAGGGCGACGCAACCCGCGTGTGCCTGCCGCATCCGGAGATTTTTCAGGCGCTGGAACCCGGTGCGCATCTCTTGGTCAATGACGGCAAGATCCGTCTGGCAGTTGATGACTGCGGAGCGGATTTTGCCGATTGCACAGTGGAAATCGGCGGCACCATTTCGAACCGCAAGGGGGTGAACGTGCCCGACGTGGTGCTGCCGCTGGCGGCGCTGTCGGAGAAGGACCGCGCGGATCTGGAATTTGTCTGCGCCCTGGGTGTGGATTGGCTGGCGCTGTCGTTTGTGCAGCGGGCCAAGGACGTGTTCGAGGCCCGCGGGCTGGCCGATGGCCGCGCCGCGGTGCTGTCTAAGATCGAAAAGCCGCAGGCGGTGGAGGATTTCGAGGCTATCCTGGATGCCTCGGACGGGATCATGGTGGCGCGGGGCGATCTGGGGGTTGAGCTGCCGGTGGCGGCGGTGCCGCCGATCCAGAAACGGCTGGTGCGCAAATGCCGCGCGGCGGCCAAGCCGGTGATCGTGGCGACCCAGATGCTGGAAAGCATGATCGAAAGCCCGATGCCGACCCGGGCCGAAGTCTCGGATGTCGCCACGGCGATCTACGAGGGCACCGACGCGATCATGCTGAGCGCCGAGAGCGCGGCAGGCCAGTATCCGATCGAGGCGGTGCAGACCATGGACAAGGTCGCGGTCGAGGTCGAGGCAGACCCCACCTATACCCAGATCATCGCCGCCTCGCGTTCGGCCAAGGGCACCACTGTTGCTGATGGCATTGTGGCGGCAGCGCGCGAGATTGCCGAAAAGACCGAGATCAAGGCGATCTGTTGCTTTACCCAGTCGGGCACCACAGCACTGCTGACCGCCCGCGAGCGCCCCGGTGTGCCGATCATCGCCATGACCCCGGTCAGCGCCACCGCCCGGCGGCTGTGCCTCAGCTGGGGCTGCAAATGCGTGATGACGCCGGAACTGGACCGCTTCAAAGGCGCGGTTGTCAGTGCGGCGCGGGCGGCGCGCTCCGGCGGCTATGCCGGGGACACCGACCAGATCGTGGTCACCGCCGGCGTGCCTTTCAACGTGCCGGGCACCACCAATATCCTGCGCATTGCCCCCTGTGATGAGCGATTGATTTACAGCACTGATCCGGAATAA
- a CDS encoding DUF6868 family protein codes for MAQETLSAFFGWLTILHIGLFTLSAILLMLLQDWVARLHARMFGLAPADVSLTVYRWLGTYKIVILATALGPWLALQLA; via the coding sequence ATGGCCCAGGAAACCCTCTCCGCCTTCTTCGGCTGGCTGACCATCTTGCACATCGGCCTGTTCACCCTGTCTGCCATCCTCTTGATGCTGCTGCAGGACTGGGTGGCGCGCCTGCACGCCCGGATGTTCGGACTGGCGCCGGCCGATGTCAGCCTCACCGTTTACCGCTGGCTTGGCACCTACAAGATTGTGATCCTGGCCACCGCGCTGGGGCCGTGGCTGGCGCTGCAGCTGGCCTGA
- the dgcN gene encoding N-acetyltransferase DgcN, with amino-acid sequence MIETPYLLFLGDAPDMLAAKVAIGIRDWRPDHAVGQIRLPGCGADLGLTEMSLAEAKAAGAKTLVIGVANRGGVISPAWKEVLIAALEMGYDIASGLHNLLRDEGDLVAAAQTHGGTLHDVRVPTVGYPIANGVKRKGKRCLAVGTDCSVGKMYTALAMDADMQKRGMKSTFRATGQTGILITGHGVPLDAVIADFMAGSIEYLTPDNDDDHWDLIEGQGSLFHVSYSGVTMALVHGGQPDALILCHEPTRTHMRGLPDYDVPSLEELKAVALPLAQRANPACKVVGISVNTQHLSEDEAVKYLAEVEERMGLPAVDPYRHGAGRLVDALAAV; translated from the coding sequence ATGATCGAGACCCCTTATCTGCTGTTCCTGGGCGACGCGCCTGACATGCTGGCCGCCAAGGTTGCCATCGGTATCCGCGACTGGCGTCCGGATCACGCTGTCGGCCAGATCCGCCTGCCGGGCTGCGGCGCCGATCTGGGCCTGACTGAGATGTCCCTGGCAGAAGCCAAGGCAGCCGGCGCCAAGACGCTGGTTATCGGCGTGGCCAACCGCGGCGGCGTGATCTCGCCCGCATGGAAAGAAGTGCTGATCGCGGCGCTGGAAATGGGCTATGACATCGCCTCGGGCCTGCACAACCTGCTGCGCGACGAGGGCGACCTGGTGGCTGCCGCCCAGACCCATGGCGGCACCCTGCACGACGTGCGTGTTCCCACTGTCGGTTATCCGATTGCCAATGGTGTCAAGCGCAAAGGCAAGCGCTGCCTGGCAGTCGGCACCGATTGTTCGGTCGGCAAGATGTACACCGCCCTGGCAATGGACGCGGACATGCAGAAACGCGGCATGAAGTCGACCTTCCGCGCCACAGGCCAGACCGGCATCCTGATCACCGGTCACGGTGTGCCGCTGGACGCGGTCATTGCCGACTTCATGGCGGGCTCGATCGAATATCTGACCCCTGACAACGACGACGACCACTGGGACCTGATCGAAGGCCAGGGCTCGCTGTTCCACGTCTCCTACTCAGGCGTCACCATGGCGCTGGTGCATGGCGGCCAGCCGGATGCGCTGATCCTGTGCCACGAGCCGACCCGCACCCATATGCGCGGCCTGCCGGATTATGACGTGCCGAGCCTGGAAGAGCTGAAAGCCGTGGCCCTGCCGCTGGCACAGCGCGCCAACCCGGCCTGCAAGGTTGTCGGTATCTCGGTGAACACCCAGCACCTGTCCGAGGATGAAGCGGTCAAGTATCTGGCCGAAGTTGAAGAGCGGATGGGCCTGCCCGCCGTCGACCCGTACCGCCACGGTGCAGGCCGCCTGGTGGACGCGCTGGCCGCGGTCTGA
- a CDS encoding L-malyl-CoA/beta-methylmalyl-CoA lyase has product MSFRIQPAAPARPNRCQLFGPGSKVKLFEKMAASAADVINLDLEDSVAPSDKDQARANVIEAINGVDWGSKYLSVRINGLDTPYWYRDVVDILEQAGDRLDQIMIPKVGCAEDVYAVDALVTAVERAKGRAKPVSFEVIIESAAGIAHAEDIAKSSPRLQAMSLGAADFAASMGMQTTGIGGTQENYYMIREGEKHWSDPWHWAQAAIVAACRTHGILPVDGPFGDFSDEDGYIAQAKRSATLGMVGKWAIHPSQIALANQVFTPSDEAVAEAREILAAMEEAKASGAGATVYKGRLVDIASIKQAEVIVAQAELIANS; this is encoded by the coding sequence ATGTCCTTCCGCATCCAGCCCGCCGCTCCGGCGCGTCCCAACCGCTGCCAGCTGTTCGGCCCCGGCTCCAAAGTCAAACTGTTCGAGAAGATGGCCGCTTCGGCGGCGGATGTGATCAACCTCGATCTTGAGGATTCGGTGGCCCCCTCCGACAAGGATCAGGCCCGCGCCAATGTGATCGAGGCGATCAATGGCGTCGACTGGGGCAGCAAGTATCTGTCGGTGCGGATCAACGGGCTCGACACCCCCTATTGGTACCGCGATGTGGTGGACATTCTGGAACAGGCCGGTGACCGGCTGGATCAGATCATGATCCCCAAGGTCGGCTGCGCCGAGGATGTATACGCGGTGGACGCGCTGGTCACCGCGGTTGAGCGCGCCAAAGGCCGGGCCAAACCGGTGTCCTTTGAAGTGATCATCGAGTCGGCGGCAGGCATTGCCCATGCCGAGGATATCGCCAAATCCTCGCCCCGGCTGCAGGCGATGTCGCTGGGTGCTGCGGACTTCGCCGCCTCGATGGGGATGCAGACCACCGGTATCGGCGGGACGCAGGAAAACTACTATATGATCCGCGAAGGCGAAAAGCATTGGTCCGACCCCTGGCACTGGGCGCAGGCTGCAATTGTCGCCGCTTGCCGCACCCATGGCATCCTGCCGGTTGACGGGCCGTTCGGCGATTTCTCGGACGAGGATGGCTATATCGCCCAGGCGAAACGGTCCGCGACTCTGGGCATGGTTGGCAAATGGGCGATCCATCCCAGTCAGATCGCGCTGGCCAATCAGGTCTTCACCCCCTCGGATGAGGCTGTGGCGGAAGCCCGCGAGATCCTGGCAGCGATGGAAGAGGCCAAGGCGTCGGGCGCCGGCGCGACTGTATATAAGGGCCGCCTTGTCGATATCGCCTCGATCAAGCAGGCTGAAGTGATTGTGGCCCAGGCCGAACTGATTGCGAACAGCTGA
- a CDS encoding pyridoxamine 5'-phosphate oxidase family protein: MQKITGIETLEHIYGTPVPRSLSKVATRLTPLYQRWIEASWFLVLSTIGPEGTDASPRGDDGPVVHIADACTLWLPDWRGNNRLDSLRNIVRDSRVSLMFMVPGENNVVRVNGTAYLTADETARTTFERKGRRPATVAVITIDELYFQCAKAVMRSRLWDQDRERPELPTAGQFLKEQEAGFEAETYDAGYEEYAKGRLW, encoded by the coding sequence ATGCAGAAAATCACCGGCATCGAAACACTTGAACACATTTACGGCACCCCGGTACCGCGGTCGCTGAGCAAAGTCGCCACCCGTCTTACACCGCTGTACCAGCGCTGGATCGAGGCCTCCTGGTTCCTGGTGCTGTCCACCATCGGCCCTGAGGGCACCGACGCCAGCCCGCGCGGCGATGATGGCCCGGTGGTGCATATCGCGGACGCCTGCACCCTGTGGCTGCCGGACTGGCGCGGCAACAACCGGCTCGACTCGCTGCGCAACATCGTGCGCGACAGCCGTGTCAGCCTGATGTTCATGGTTCCGGGCGAAAACAATGTGGTTCGGGTGAACGGAACCGCATACCTGACCGCCGACGAAACCGCCCGCACCACCTTTGAACGCAAGGGACGGCGCCCGGCCACGGTGGCCGTGATCACCATAGACGAGCTGTATTTTCAATGCGCCAAGGCGGTTATGCGGTCCCGCCTGTGGGATCAGGACCGTGAACGCCCGGAACTACCCACCGCGGGCCAGTTCCTGAAGGAGCAGGAGGCCGGGTTCGAAGCCGAAACCTATGACGCTGGTTATGAGGAATATGCGAAAGGCAGGCTGTGGTAA
- a CDS encoding N-formylglutamate amidohydrolase: MTYTPYFVHGADRPARWLITCDHATNHVPDFAGGGDLGLPRADMERHIAYDVGAYEVAKLLGGMLDAPVVASNFSRLVIDPNRGEDDPTLLMKLYDGTIIPANRHAGTAELKERLEGCYRPYHRALARLAERPGTVIVSVHSFTRQLRGREPRPWEIGILFPEGERFSPFVIEELKAEDGLCVGINEPYTGHLPGDAIETHATHAGRPNTLIELRNDLIAEHDGQCKWAERLASVLPKALENSGL, translated from the coding sequence ATGACATACACACCCTATTTTGTTCACGGCGCAGACCGTCCCGCCCGCTGGCTGATCACCTGCGACCACGCAACCAACCATGTGCCGGATTTTGCCGGCGGCGGCGATCTGGGCCTGCCGCGTGCGGATATGGAACGCCACATCGCCTATGACGTCGGCGCCTATGAGGTGGCCAAACTGCTGGGCGGGATGCTGGACGCGCCGGTGGTGGCGTCGAACTTCTCGCGGCTGGTAATCGACCCCAACCGCGGCGAGGACGACCCGACCCTTCTGATGAAGCTTTACGACGGCACCATAATTCCAGCCAACCGCCACGCGGGCACGGCAGAACTGAAGGAACGGCTGGAAGGCTGCTACCGCCCTTATCACCGCGCCCTGGCCCGGCTGGCCGAACGCCCCGGCACCGTGATCGTCTCGGTCCACAGCTTCACCCGCCAGCTGCGCGGGCGCGAACCGCGCCCCTGGGAGATCGGCATCCTGTTTCCCGAAGGCGAACGGTTTTCGCCCTTTGTGATCGAGGAATTAAAGGCCGAGGACGGCCTGTGTGTCGGCATCAACGAGCCCTACACCGGCCACCTGCCCGGCGACGCGATTGAGACCCACGCCACGCATGCAGGCCGCCCCAATACGCTGATCGAGCTCAGAAACGACCTGATTGCCGAACACGATGGACAGTGCAAATGGGCGGAACGCCTGGCAAGTGTTCTGCCTAAAGCCCTCGAAAATTCAGGTCTCTGA
- the rplT gene encoding 50S ribosomal protein L20, whose amino-acid sequence MSRVKGGTVTHARHKKVIKAAKGYYGRRKNTFKVARQAVDKANQYATRDRKNRKRNFRALWIQRINAAVRSHDEALTYSRFINGLTLAGIEVDRKVLADLAVHEPEAFGAIVRQAQDALAA is encoded by the coding sequence ATGTCCCGCGTTAAAGGTGGTACCGTCACTCACGCCCGTCACAAGAAGGTCATCAAGGCAGCCAAAGGTTATTACGGCCGCCGCAAGAATACCTTCAAAGTCGCCCGTCAGGCCGTCGACAAGGCGAACCAGTATGCAACCCGCGACCGCAAGAACCGCAAGCGCAACTTCCGCGCGCTGTGGATCCAGCGGATCAACGCTGCTGTCCGTTCGCACGACGAAGCGCTGACCTATTCCCGCTTCATCAACGGCCTGACCCTGGCCGGCATCGAAGTGGACCGTAAGGTTCTGGCCGACCTGGCCGTGCACGAGCCCGAAGCCTTTGGTGCCATCGTGCGCCAGGCACAGGACGCGCTGGCAGCCTAA
- a CDS encoding isocitrate lyase/PEP mutase family protein, with translation MRRYELTERFRALHVPGKPVVMPNPWDIGSAKVMAHLGAQALATTSSGYGFTLGLADGGQITREIALQHAASICASVDVPVNGDFENGYGDDPETVAETVRLAAEAGLSGVSVEDTAVPGTSSYPFDLALARVEAAAAAAKAAGIVLTARADGWLMNNYEQAEALRRCKAFAQAGADVIYAPLVDAGTTRALAATGTAVNLLAAGAMRDLTTDEIGALGAARISIGGGLARVTQQVILDGTRAMLERGDFTILKGAASTAEVEAMLATK, from the coding sequence TTGCGACGCTACGAGTTGACGGAACGATTCCGCGCCCTTCACGTCCCGGGCAAGCCGGTGGTGATGCCAAACCCTTGGGATATCGGATCAGCAAAGGTAATGGCGCATCTGGGTGCGCAGGCGCTGGCGACGACCTCTTCAGGGTATGGCTTCACGCTGGGTCTGGCTGATGGCGGCCAGATCACGCGTGAAATTGCCCTGCAGCACGCTGCCAGTATCTGCGCATCGGTCGACGTGCCGGTAAACGGCGATTTCGAAAACGGATACGGAGACGATCCCGAAACTGTCGCAGAGACTGTAAGACTGGCAGCAGAAGCCGGGCTGTCGGGGGTTTCGGTGGAGGACACAGCTGTTCCGGGGACAAGTTCCTATCCGTTTGATCTGGCGCTGGCCCGAGTAGAGGCGGCGGCCGCTGCAGCCAAGGCGGCGGGGATCGTGCTGACTGCCCGCGCTGATGGCTGGCTTATGAATAACTACGAACAAGCAGAGGCGCTGCGCCGTTGCAAGGCATTCGCCCAAGCAGGTGCAGATGTGATATACGCCCCGCTGGTCGATGCCGGAACCACCCGCGCGCTTGCCGCGACAGGCACAGCTGTCAATCTGCTGGCTGCGGGTGCGATGCGTGATCTCACAACAGATGAAATCGGCGCACTGGGCGCTGCCCGGATTTCCATCGGCGGGGGACTGGCCCGTGTCACCCAGCAGGTGATCCTGGATGGCACCCGTGCAATGCTGGAACGGGGCGACTTCACGATCCTGAAAGGGGCCGCAAGCACAGCAGAAGTTGAGGCGATGCTGGCAACAAAGTAA
- a CDS encoding DUF1244 domain-containing protein, which produces MDKQTEIEIQAAAFRRLQKHLMEDRTDVQNIDLMNMAGFCRNCLARWYQEAANERGIGMDRNAAREAYYGMTMAEWKASHQTEASAEKQAEFEVAFKENVTDRQ; this is translated from the coding sequence ATGGACAAGCAAACCGAAATCGAAATCCAGGCCGCCGCCTTCCGCCGCCTGCAAAAGCACCTGATGGAAGACCGCACCGATGTACAGAACATCGATCTGATGAACATGGCCGGCTTTTGCCGCAACTGCCTGGCGCGCTGGTATCAGGAAGCCGCCAATGAGCGCGGCATCGGCATGGACAGAAACGCTGCGCGCGAGGCCTATTACGGCATGACCATGGCCGAGTGGAAAGCCAGCCACCAGACCGAGGCCAGCGCCGAAAAGCAGGCGGAATTCGAGGTCGCGTTCAAGGAAAATGTGACAGACCGGCAATAG
- the rpmI gene encoding 50S ribosomal protein L35 translates to MPKMKTKSSAKKRFKVTATGKVMAGQAGKRHGMIKRTRKFIRDARGTTTLSAPDAKIVKGFMPYDR, encoded by the coding sequence ATGCCCAAGATGAAGACAAAGTCGAGCGCCAAAAAGCGCTTTAAGGTGACTGCGACCGGCAAGGTCATGGCAGGTCAGGCCGGCAAGCGCCACGGCATGATCAAACGGACCCGCAAGTTCATCCGCGATGCCCGCGGCACCACAACCCTGTCGGCACCCGACGCTAAGATCGTCAAGGGCTTCATGCCCTACGACCGCTAA
- a CDS encoding D-amino-acid transaminase yields MTRTVFVNGEYLPEGEAKVSIFDRGFLFADAVYEVTSVLDGKLIDFDGHAVRLDRSLKELDMASPCTKDELLEIHRKLVELNGIEEGLVYLQVSRGSDGDRDFVFPSADTPPSLVLFTQNKPGLADSPAAQKGAKIISIEDIRWGRRDIKTVQLLYPSMGKMMAKKAGCDDAWLIEDGYVTEGTSNNAYYVKNGKIVTRPLSNDILHGITRAAVLRLAQEAQMEIEERLFTIDEAKEADEAFTTSASAFVMPVVEIDGAALGDGTPGPIAKRLREIYLEESRKKAV; encoded by the coding sequence ATGACCCGTACCGTTTTTGTGAATGGCGAATACCTGCCTGAAGGGGAAGCCAAGGTTTCGATTTTTGACCGCGGCTTTCTGTTTGCCGATGCGGTTTATGAGGTGACCTCGGTTCTGGATGGCAAGCTGATCGATTTTGACGGCCACGCCGTGCGCCTGGACCGCTCGCTGAAAGAGCTGGACATGGCCTCGCCCTGTACCAAGGACGAGCTGCTGGAAATCCACCGCAAGCTGGTGGAGCTGAACGGCATTGAGGAAGGCCTGGTGTACCTGCAGGTCTCCCGCGGCTCCGACGGCGACCGTGACTTTGTGTTCCCCTCCGCCGATACCCCGCCGTCGCTGGTGCTGTTCACCCAGAACAAGCCGGGCCTGGCCGACAGCCCGGCCGCACAGAAAGGCGCCAAGATCATTTCGATCGAGGACATCCGCTGGGGCCGCCGCGACATCAAGACCGTGCAGCTGCTGTATCCGTCTATGGGCAAGATGATGGCCAAGAAGGCGGGCTGCGACGATGCCTGGCTGATTGAGGACGGCTATGTGACCGAGGGCACCTCCAACAACGCCTATTATGTGAAGAACGGCAAGATCGTGACCCGGCCGCTGTCCAATGACATCCTGCACGGCATCACCCGCGCCGCGGTGTTGCGCCTGGCGCAAGAAGCGCAGATGGAGATCGAGGAGCGCCTGTTCACCATTGATGAGGCGAAAGAGGCGGATGAAGCCTTCACCACCTCTGCCAGCGCCTTTGTGATGCCGGTGGTGGAGATCGATGGTGCGGCGCTGGGTGACGGCACTCCCGGACCGATCGCCAAGCGCCTGCGCGAGATCTATTTGGAAGAAAGCCGCAAGAAAGCAGTCTGA